The DNA window TACTTGTATTATTATTTCTCTATTCTTCGCCTGCCTCGCCGGCACGGCCTTCATTTTTGATGGCAAAATGAAGCAAAAACCTTTTTTTCTTACCTAGGCGATTTTTGCTTGGGAGGCCCAATGCAAAATCACGGTTCAACCACAGCCACTTATCTTATATGCAGTGTGGTTATGTTTCAGAGTTTTCATAATTAGTGAGTTTTAATACCATTTCTTAAACTATAATAGTTCTCCGTCTGTGGCGGATTTAGTTTTTAGAATGGTAATGCCGAACTACAACCCGAAAGCATTCGGGATTAGTCCCGCTTTTTTTGGACTATTATATATTGAGTTTCGGTATAAGTGCTGTGGTCGCCCGTGTATCGCTGGGTAAGCAAAAATATCTTCCAACTATGGCATTGTGGCAAGTATTAGAGCTTAGGTGCCTGCCATACCGGGTCTTAAATATTACGTAATATTCTAAAATTATGTTCGGAGTATATTTATACCATAATTTTTAACTAATGATTTTAAACACTTCTAAAATCTTAAATCGTTATTCCTTATTCTTAAATCAATTTAGATATTAGACTTATTTATATAGGATTTTGTCCCCCCGAATCCTAAATCACAAATCATCAAATTGTAAATATTAGATTCCCATATCTTTCAAATGCTGCTCCAAATGGTACTCATCTGGAATTAAAACATCTCGGGCTTTGCTGCCTGTAAAAGGCCCTACGATGCCAGCTTTTTCTAATTGGTCCATCAAGCGGCCCGCACGGTTATAGCCTAATTTTAATCGGCGTTGTAATAGTGATGTGGAGCCTTGCTGGTGTAGTACTATCATACGAGCAGCATCGGCAAACATCGCATCTACATCGCCTGCATCTATATCTTCTATACCACCTTCCATTTCGGGGTCTTTCACTTCGGGCAATCGGAAAGGTTCATGCCCGCGTTGGTTTCCTATATATTCTGCTACCCGTTCCACTTCGGGCGTATCTACAAATGCACATTGTACGCGTACCACATCATTTCCGTTTAATATAAGCATATCACCCTTGCCAATTAATTGGTCGGCACCATTGCCATCTAATATTGTTCTACTATCAATTTTGCTGGAAACTTTAAATGCAGCACGAGCAGGGAAGTTTGCTTTGATGGTTCCTGTTATCACATTCACACTGGGCCTTTGCGTAGCTAAAATTAAATGTATACCAATAGCACGGGCAAGCTGAGCAAGGCGGCCCACGGGGTATTCCACTTCTTTTCCAGCAGTCATCATTAGGTCGGCAAGCTCATCAATTACCACAACTATATAAGGCATAAAGTGGTGGCCTTGTTCTGGATTTAATTTACGCTCGAGGAACTTGGCATTGTATTCTTTCAAATTTCTCACACCCGCATCTTTCAATAGATCGTAACGTGTATCCATCAAAATACATAAGCTGTTCAATGTATTTACTACAAGTTTTGTATCGGTTATAATAGCATCTTGGTCGCCAGGAATTTTGGCCAAGAAATGTCGTTCAATGGTTTTATATAATGATAGCTCCACCTTCTTCGGGTCAACCAAAACAAACTTCAATTGCGATGGATGTTTCTTATATAATAGCGAAGTTATTATAACATTTATTCCAACCGATTTTCCTTGACCTGTAGCTCCAGCCATCAATAAGTGGGGCATTTTTGCAAGGTCGGCAACATATACATCGTTGCTAATAGTTTTACCAAAACATATAGGAAGGTCGGCATCCGATTGCTGAAATTTTGCACTGGCCAATAGCATTTTCATAGGCACCATTTCGGGGTTTTGGTTTGGCACTTCAATACCAATTGTCCCTTTGCCCGGTATAGGTGCGATAATGCGAATACCTAGAGCAGCAAGACTCAGGGCAATATCATCTTCCAAGTTTTTAATTTTAGAAATACGAACGCCCGCAGCAGGAACTATTTCATATAGGGTAACAGTAGGGCCAATGGTTGCTTTAATTTTTTCAATACCAATATTATAGTTTTTAAGCGTTTCAACTATAAGTTTTTTATTCTCCTCCAACTCATCCATGCTCACTTTGGTTTTGGTATCATCAAATTCTTTGAGTAAATCGAGCGTAGGTAATTTGTAGTCGCTGAATTCTAAAGTAGGATCATAAGGGGTGTCTATAGTAAATCTTTCAGGTCTTTCCGCATGCGGAGCTTCATCCGATTCAGGAGCAATCTCTAGTAAAGTTTCATCCGTTTTTTTTTTTTCTTTTTCTATGCCAACGTCCAAAGTAACCTCTGCTTCTGGTATGCTAGGTTCATCTGTTATTCCATAGGGGTCTTCTTTAATAATAAGTTTAAAATCATTGGGGTCTAAGGGCTGTTCATCGTCAATCTCGGGATGGGTAATATCTTCTTTATGGGTGTAATAGTCGTGGTTCTCGGGGGCTGTATTTCCCAAATCATCAACGGGCGGAATGGCAGTACCATCGGGCATTATAATCAAGGGTCTTGGGCGATGAAATTCGATATTCCATACCAAAACCGAAAATACCAAAGCATAAAAAATGAGAAATAATATAGCTCCAACCATGCCGAGTAATCCCTCCAAGTATTTGAAACCATGATATCCAAAAGCACCGCTCAAAAAATACCAATCGCCCACTGCATTGCATAATAGCCCAAAGGTGATGCTTGCCCATATCACGGTAAAAAAACTATATTTGAGTGTTTTAACAATGGGCAAAAACCAATGTTTGAAAAGCATTCGCCCACCCAGCAAAAAGAATAATAATACAAAAGCATACGAGGCTACTCCAAACCATTGGTGTATAAATACATGCGATATGATAGCTCCCAACCTACCCAACCAGTTATGGACGGCCTCGGGATTATAAGTTACAAACACATCCCAGCCAGAACCCAGCACCATACTTTGGTCGCTTTTCCACGTAAATAAAAATGACGTAAAAGCCAAAGCCAAATAAGCAGCGGTTAAAATAAAGAAAAGTCCAAGTATTTTATGGAACCTCGGGTCGAACAGAAACTCCCACCAAGCTTGCTTTGCAGGCTTAGCTTCGGGTTTTTCCTTTTCAAATTCTTCTGAAGGGACGGTATTTTCTAATTTCTTTTTGGCCAATTGTAAGAGTTACTTAAACCTTGCAAAAATAAATTGTTAAGCCACAATAGAGGTTTTGTTTTATGCACACGAAGGCGAAATAGTGGACAGGGAAATTTATAATAAAAAAAGCAGCTTTGCGGCTGCCTCATTGTCGTGCTACTATGAGTTATACCGAAACTCAATATATAATAGTCCAAAAAAAGCGGGACTAATCCCGAATGCTTTCGGGATTAGTTCGGCATTACCATTCTACAAACCTAATCCGCCACTGGCGGAGAACTATTATAGTTTAAGAAATGGTATTATTATTATAAAGGAAAGCGGACTGCTGCAAATATATTTCTGCCCGGGGCATTGATACCACTTGCAAAAGTGCGATACTGCGTGTCGAATATATTATCGATCCCAGCTTGTAATGTTATAAGTTTATGCACCTTGTAAGCGGCACGGAAATTTACCGTGAACCATGCAGGCATTCCCATAGCTGTTGCATATTGTTCATTATCTTCGCCAGCCAAATAGTAATCTTTCAGTTTTTTACTACTATTATAATTGATAAAGAAATTATAATTGAATTTATTATAACTATAAGTTAATTGTAAACGCAAATTAAGTGGAGCAATATGGTCGAGCGGGTAATCATTGCTATCAGTTTTAACTCTTCCATAAGTGTAGTTTAAGGCAAATGTTAGTAATAAATTATCAGCAATTTGAGATTTAATATTGGAAGAAAATCCATATATGTATGCACTGCGTTTGTTTTGGTTTGCTACCACTTTACTTAGTGTGCCATTATATAAAATAGAGTCTTGGTCATTATATTTAAATTTGGCTGAGACAATAGCATCCAAAAAATTAGTATAGTAGAGAACGTGCTCCCAACTGGTTTTTTTATTATATATTTTGGTGATGCCAAATTCATAATTTATAGTTTTTTCGGGTTTTAAATTATTGTTGGGAACAATTAATACGCCTGGAGCCGATTCGAATACTTTAGCCAAATCGTCAACATTGGGAGCACGGAAACCAGTAGACAAAAGCAAAGATAATTTTAAATCGTCGGAAGGATTATTGATGATACCAACACTTCCAGAATAGACAGGATTACTTTGGTCCACTTTATTGAAGGGCAAATGAAAAAATGAAGTATCAACAAAAGTGGCACGAAGAGCTATAAGTCCAACACGTATTCCATCAGTTAAAACCAGTTCTTTGTTTAGTTTCCATGTATGAGAAAAATAAAGAGCTGCATTGGTCATGGTATTCATCCCATCTGGATACCTAGTGTCAATTGGCTTGCTTTCACCGTTGGCAATATTCACCACATTGGCGGTCGACTTAAGACTATTATATTGTGCATCGAGTCCGAAACGGATATTGTGGTTTTTAATGATCCGCTGAAAGTCGAGATTGGCTCCCATTACATTTACATTCTCCATGCGGTGTTGAATTTCGTCTTTACCAAATCTTCGGGTATGGCGGCTTTCTTCAATGTTTTGGAAATTAATGCCTGCATGTATATTCTGAAAAAAGGAGGCTGGTTTGCTGATATTTAAATCATAAGCACCAAGCACTCGCATTTGTGGGCCATAATACCACTCAGCATATTTCAAACTTTTTCCTTCAGGGTCAGTTAGGCGGTCGTAGCGGGGAATATCGGTCGAGTTTGAATATTGAAGGTTTATGCCATGTGTAATATGTTCATTTTGTTTATAAGCAAATTTTTGAACTATATCATATTGAGAATATCCACTTTGGGTTTGTAAATAGCGGTCGGCATTTTTAACCAATGAGTCTTTTCCATTTATTCTCTCGACATAAAATGGGCGTTCTCCATAAGAGCCTGAATAAAATGGGTTTTGATTTTTACCACCTTTCAAATCGCCGAATGAAGAATAGGTAAGCGAGGTAAACGAAGCGAATTTTTTGCCGCCAATATTGAAATCAACGTGGTTGGTAAATTCATCGTCAACGCGACCGTGGCGAGTAAACGCATTTACTTTGATATGCTGTTTTTGACCCTCGCTTGCAAACTGTGCTTTTTTAGTATAAAGGTGAATAACGCCACCCAATGCATCGCTTCCATAAACTGTAGATGCAGGTCCGAATAGTACTTCAACTCTTTCAAGTGAATTGTTGTCGAGTGTTAGTATATTTTGTAAATGACCTGCTCTATATATGAGGTTGTTCATACGCACACCGTCTATCACCATCAGTGTACGGTTTGCTTCTAAGCCTCGTATAATGGCACTTCCGCCGCCTAGTTGACTCTTTTGAATAAATACATTGCCCGTGCTCGATAGTAAGTCGGCAGTGCTTTGCGATTGAGAATTTGCAATTTGAGTTGCGTTAAGCACCTGCACTTGTTGTGGCACTGTTTGTTTTGTTTCTTCTACTTTATTCACAGAAATAACGGCCTCATTTAAGGTAATATTTTTGGAGGTATCCGTTACCGTTGTTTGTGAATAGGAGAATTGAGAATATAATGTTAGGAGCAATGCTGCGATTGCCCTGTTTTTTAATTTCATGGGTTTGAATAAATTAGTTGAATAAAAAAAATACTTCAAAAACTCCCCTTGCTAGTGGCGGTATTTGAATAATAATAATATTTTTTTAAACTAACTCAGGAGGTGGAGAGCAAATTTCTGATGTGTGAGAAATAATGGTCTCACTATAATTATGGAAAAAATTTTGCTGCAAGCCCGCAAATACAGGGTGATGGCAATAGTTGGCGGGCAGATAAATTAAACTTAAAAGTTTGATAAGTTGATTGGGGAGTTCCGTATTTTGCTCACTATTTGCATTCACTATATTTTTTATCTTAGCCAAAACAGCTTCCTCGTCAGTATCATTAAAGGCAAGAAATTCTACTTTATCACCTATCATATTAACAGATTTTATATCATATAACCTGTCGTTTATTTTTATTTCGTCATCATTGATTTTGCCCTTTTCAAAATCGTTGCGAGATAGTGTGAACTTTTCAAATGCTGTTTCGTCGTTCTTAAGTTTTTCATGCATATCATATTGCACATAGCACTGTTGCATTTGGTAAAGCAAAAGGATTCCTCCCGATTGAATCAAAAGTAAAATGAGTAATAATATGTAGCCGGTTCTTTTCAGATGTAGGATTTTGGCCACGAAGTTAAGCATAAGAATAAGGATCTGGTGAATTTATTGTTGGTATTATAGCCTATCGTTTCTTTTAATATGGTGGTTGAACAATACGCAACAGCCTTTATTAGCCTTATCGAATTACATGATAAACAGAATATCTACTGGGCTTAACTTTGTGTGCAATCGTTCTGGGCTTTAAGGTACGCAAGCTTCTCAAATCATTCTCAGTCACACCTGGATGTGCTTTTTTATTGAATACAAAAAAGTTGTCCAATATTTTTATATGGGCTTGAAATTTTGGAATTTCATAAGTGTACACATCCCCAAATTTGCCATAAAGTTTGGAGCGAACTATAATTTTGCCCTGCTTCTGCACAAAAAGTTTTACGGTATGGATATTTTTTGTTTTGTCGATGGGGGTGAGCCTTATCTGTTGCATCACTACCCCGTTTTCCATTTTCTCCTCAACAAATTCGCTGATAAAGCCTTTCTCGTAAGTGTTCAATATTTTTTGTGGACTCAAATCATTTTTTGAAGCATTGAAAGTATTGATTTCTACTTCATTGTCTTCTTTATTATACTTCCAAATGGTTTTGCCATCGCAAAATATCTCAAGGTTGCCCATTTCAATTTTAAATTTAAGGCCCTTTACGTAAAGAGTCCCTTTTTTAGTGATATTTATTTTGTCTTTTTTGTTCTCCAAATTA is part of the Bacteroidota bacterium genome and encodes:
- a CDS encoding DNA translocase FtsK 4TM domain-containing protein encodes the protein MAKKKLENTVPSEEFEKEKPEAKPAKQAWWEFLFDPRFHKILGLFFILTAAYLALAFTSFLFTWKSDQSMVLGSGWDVFVTYNPEAVHNWLGRLGAIISHVFIHQWFGVASYAFVLLFFLLGGRMLFKHWFLPIVKTLKYSFFTVIWASITFGLLCNAVGDWYFLSGAFGYHGFKYLEGLLGMVGAILFLIFYALVFSVLVWNIEFHRPRPLIIMPDGTAIPPVDDLGNTAPENHDYYTHKEDITHPEIDDEQPLDPNDFKLIIKEDPYGITDEPSIPEAEVTLDVGIEKEKKKTDETLLEIAPESDEAPHAERPERFTIDTPYDPTLEFSDYKLPTLDLLKEFDDTKTKVSMDELEENKKLIVETLKNYNIGIEKIKATIGPTVTLYEIVPAAGVRISKIKNLEDDIALSLAALGIRIIAPIPGKGTIGIEVPNQNPEMVPMKMLLASAKFQQSDADLPICFGKTISNDVYVADLAKMPHLLMAGATGQGKSVGINVIITSLLYKKHPSQLKFVLVDPKKVELSLYKTIERHFLAKIPGDQDAIITDTKLVVNTLNSLCILMDTRYDLLKDAGVRNLKEYNAKFLERKLNPEQGHHFMPYIVVVIDELADLMMTAGKEVEYPVGRLAQLARAIGIHLILATQRPSVNVITGTIKANFPARAAFKVSSKIDSRTILDGNGADQLIGKGDMLILNGNDVVRVQCAFVDTPEVERVAEYIGNQRGHEPFRLPEVKDPEMEGGIEDIDAGDVDAMFADAARMIVLHQQGSTSLLQRRLKLGYNRAGRLMDQLEKAGIVGPFTGSKARDVLIPDEYHLEQHLKDMGI
- a CDS encoding TonB-dependent receptor, with the protein product MKLKNRAIAALLLTLYSQFSYSQTTVTDTSKNITLNEAVISVNKVEETKQTVPQQVQVLNATQIANSQSQSTADLLSSTGNVFIQKSQLGGGSAIIRGLEANRTLMVIDGVRMNNLIYRAGHLQNILTLDNNSLERVEVLFGPASTVYGSDALGGVIHLYTKKAQFASEGQKQHIKVNAFTRHGRVDDEFTNHVDFNIGGKKFASFTSLTYSSFGDLKGGKNQNPFYSGSYGERPFYVERINGKDSLVKNADRYLQTQSGYSQYDIVQKFAYKQNEHITHGINLQYSNSTDIPRYDRLTDPEGKSLKYAEWYYGPQMRVLGAYDLNISKPASFFQNIHAGINFQNIEESRHTRRFGKDEIQHRMENVNVMGANLDFQRIIKNHNIRFGLDAQYNSLKSTANVVNIANGESKPIDTRYPDGMNTMTNAALYFSHTWKLNKELVLTDGIRVGLIALRATFVDTSFFHLPFNKVDQSNPVYSGSVGIINNPSDDLKLSLLLSTGFRAPNVDDLAKVFESAPGVLIVPNNNLKPEKTINYEFGITKIYNKKTSWEHVLYYTNFLDAIVSAKFKYNDQDSILYNGTLSKVVANQNKRSAYIYGFSSNIKSQIADNLLLTFALNYTYGRVKTDSNDYPLDHIAPLNLRLQLTYSYNKFNYNFFINYNSSKKLKDYYLAGEDNEQYATAMGMPAWFTVNFRAAYKVHKLITLQAGIDNIFDTQYRTFASGINAPGRNIFAAVRFPL
- a CDS encoding outer membrane lipoprotein carrier protein LolA, which produces MKKYILISALVLISLGKTFAVDNKSDSILKAVSAKYKSFKTYKASFVYNLENKKDKINITKKGTLYVKGLKFKIEMGNLEIFCDGKTIWKYNKEDNEVEINTFNASKNDLSPQKILNTYEKGFISEFVEEKMENGVVMQQIRLTPIDKTKNIHTVKLFVQKQGKIIVRSKLYGKFGDVYTYEIPKFQAHIKILDNFFVFNKKAHPGVTENDLRSLRTLKPRTIAHKVKPSRYSVYHVIR